A genomic segment from Gorilla gorilla gorilla isolate KB3781 chromosome 3, NHGRI_mGorGor1-v2.1_pri, whole genome shotgun sequence encodes:
- the FGA gene encoding fibrinogen alpha chain has product MFSMRIVCLVLSVVGTAWTADSGEGDFLAEGGGVRGPRVVERHQSACKDSDWPFCSDEDWNYKCPSGCRMKGLIDEVNQDFTNRINKLKNSLLEYQKSNKDSHSLTTNIMEILRGDFSSANNRDNTYNRVSEDLRSRIEVLKRKVIEKVQHIQLLQKNVRAQLVDMKRLEVDIDIKIRSCRGSCSRALAREVDLKDYEDQRKQLEQVIAKDLLPSRDRQHLPLIKMKPVPDLVPGNFKSQLQKAPPEWKALTDMPQMRMELERPGRNEITRGDSTSYGTGSETESPRNPSSAGSWNPGSSGPGSTGNRNPGSSGTGGTATWKPGSSGPGSTGSWNSGSSGTGSTGNQNPGSPRPGSTGIWNPGSSERESAGHWTSESSVSGSTGQWHSESGSFRPDSSGSGNARPTNPDWGTFEEVSGNVSPGTRREYHTEKLVTSKGDKELTTGKEKVTSGSTTTTRRSCSKTVTKTVIGPAGHKEVTKEVVTSEDGSDCPEAMDLGTLSGVGTLDEFRHRHPDEAAFFDTASTGKTFPGFFSPMFGEFVSETESRGSESGIFTNTKESSSHHPGLAEFPSRGKTSSHSKQFTSSTSYSRGGSTFESKSYKMADEAGSEADHEETHSTKRGHAKSRPVRDCDDVLQTHPSGTQSGIFNIKLPGSSKIFSVYCDQETSLGGWLLIQQRMDGSLNFNRTWQDYKRGFGSLNDEGEGEFWLGNDYLHLLTQRGSVLRVELEDWAGNEAYAEYHFRVGSEAEGYALQVSSYEGTAGDALIEGSVEEGAEYTSHNNMQFSTFDRDADQWEENCAEVYGGGWWYNNCQAANLNGIYYPGGSYDPRNNSPYEIENGVVWVSFRGADYSLRAVRMKIRPLLTQ; this is encoded by the exons ATGTTTTCCATGAGGATCGTCTGCCTGGTCCTAAGTGTGGTGGGCACAGCATGG actgcagatagtggtgaaggtgacTTTCTAGCTGAAGGAGGAGGCGTGCGTGGCCCAAGGGTTGTGGAAAGACATCAATCTGCCTGCAAAGATTCAGACTGGCCCTTCTGCTCTGATGAAGACTGG AACTACAAATGCCCTTCTGGCTGCAGGATGAAAGGGTTGATTGATGAAGTCAATcaagattttacaaacagaataaataagCTCAAAAATTCACTACTTGAATATCAGAAGAGCAATAAGGATTCTCATTCGTTGACCACTAATATAATGGAAATTTTGAGAGGCGATTTTTCCTCAGCCAATA ACCGTGATAATACCTATAACCGAGTGTCAGAAGATCTGAGAAGCAGAATTGAAGTCCTGAAGCGCAAAGTCATAGAAAAAGTACAGCATATCCAACTTCTGCAGAAAAATGTTAGAGCTCAGTTGGTTGATATGAAACGACTGGAG gtggacattgatattaAGATCCGATCTTGTCGAGGGTCATGCAGTAGGGCTTTAGCTCGTGAAGTAGATCTGAAGGACTATGAAGATCAGCGGAAGCAACTTGAACAGGTCATTGCCAAAGACTTACTTCCCTCTAGAGATAGGCAACACTTACCACTGATAAAAATGAAACCAGTTCCAGACTTGGTTCCCGGAAATTTTAAGAGCCAGCTTCAGAAGGCACCCCCAGAGTGGAAGGCATTAACAGACATGCCGCAGATGAGAATGGAGTTAGAGAGACCTGGTAGAAATGAGATTACTCGAGGAGACTCCACCTCGTATGGAACCGGATCAGAGACGGAAAGTCCCAGGAACCCTAGCAGTGCTGGAAGCTGGAACCCTGGGAGCTCTGGACCTGGAAGTACTGGAAACCGAAACCCTGGGAGCTCTGGGACTGGAGGGACTGCAACCTGGAAACCTGGGAGCTCTGGACCTGGAAGTACTGGAAGCTGGAACTCTGGGAGCTCTGGAACTGGAAGTACTGGAAACCAAAACCCTGGGAGCCCTAGACCTGGTAGTACCGGAATCTGGAATCCTGGCAGCTCTGAACGTGAAAGTGCTGGGCACTGGACCTCTGAGAGCTCTGTATCTGGTAGTACTGGACAATGGCACTCTGAATCTGGAAGTTTTAGGCCAGATAGCTCAGGCTCTGGGAACGCGAGGCCTACCAACCCAGACTGGGGCACATTTGAAGAGGTGTCAGGAAATGTAAGTCCAGGGACAAGGAGAGAGTACCACACAGAAAAACTGGTCACTTCCAAAGGAGATAAAGAGCTCACGACTGGTAAAGAGAAGGTCACCTCTGGTAGCACAACCACCACGCGTCGTTCATGCTCTAAAACCGTTACTAAGACTGTTATTGGTCCTGCTGGTCACAAAGAAGTTACCAAAGAAGTGGTGACCTCCGAAGATGGTTCTGACTGTCCCGAGGCAATGGATTTAGGCACATTGTCTGGCGTAGGTACTCTGGATGAGTTCCGCCATAGGCACCCTGATGAAGCTGCCTTCTTCGACACTGCCTCAACTGGAAAAACATTCCCAGGTTTCTTCTCACCTATGTTCGGAGAGTTTGTCAGCGAGACTGAGTCTAGGGGCTCAGAATCTGGCATCTTCACAAATACAAAGGAATCCAGTTCTCATCACCCTGGGTTAGCTGAATTCCCTTCCCGTGGTAAAACTTCAAGTCACAGCAAACAATTTACTAGTAGCACGAGTTACAGCAGAGGAGGCTCCACATTTGAAAGCAAGAGCTATAAAATGGCAGATGAGGCCGGAAGTGAAGCCGATCATGAAGAAACACATAGCACCAAGAGAGGCCATGCTAAATCTCGCCCTGTCAGAG actgtgATGATGTCCTCCAAACACATCCTTCAGGTACCCAAAGTGGCATTTTCAATATCAAGCTACCGGGATCCAGTAagattttttctgtttattgcgATCAAGAGACCAGTTTGGGAGGATGGCTTTTGATCCAGCAAAGAATGGATGGATCACTGAATTTTAACCGGACCTGGCAAGACTACAAGAGAGGTTTCGGCAGCCTGAATGACGAGGGGGAAGGAGAATTCTGGCTAGGCAATGACTACCTCCACTTACTAACCCAAAGGGGCTCTGTTCTTAGGGTTGAATTAGAGGACTGGGCTGGGAACGAAGCTTATGCAGAATATCACTTCCGGGTAGGCTCTGAGGCTGAAGGCTACGCCCTCCAAGTCTCCTCCTATGAAGGCACTGCGGGTGATGCTCTGATTGAGGGTTCCGTAGAGGAAGGGGCAGAGTACACTTCTCACAACAACATGCAGTTCAGCACCTTTGACAGGGATGCAGACCAGTGGGAAGAGAACTGTGCAGAAGTCTATGGGGGAGGCTGGTGGTATAATAACTGCCAAGCAGCCAATCTCAATGGCATCTACTACCCTGGGGGCTCCTATGACCCAAGGAATAATAGTCCTTATGAGATTGAGAATGGAGTGGTCTGGGTTTCCTTTAGAGGGGCAGATTATTCCCTCAGGGCTGTTCGCATGAAAATTAGGCCCCTTTTGACCCAATAG